A part of Clostridia bacterium genomic DNA contains:
- a CDS encoding DnaJ domain-containing protein, with protein MMDPYKVLGVSPNDSDEKIKQAYRELARKYHPDKYANNPLSDLAQEKMKEINEAYDTITKERASGYGSQPGSSRSYGSSGYGSSGSSGYGSSGYGSSSYGNSGYGSSGVDYGEIRMLISMGRLDDAYRALSAVSERNAQWYYLMGHIYHRRGMYDLARENYTRAYQMEPGNAEYRSALESMNNAGGMFRTSGGAPATGCSLCEICAGLMCIDCLCDCC; from the coding sequence TTGATGGATCCTTATAAAGTATTGGGCGTTTCGCCGAACGACAGCGACGAAAAAATAAAGCAGGCTTATCGTGAGCTTGCAAGAAAATATCATCCTGACAAATATGCCAACAACCCTCTTTCCGATCTGGCTCAGGAAAAAATGAAGGAAATAAACGAGGCGTACGACACCATAACGAAAGAGCGAGCCTCCGGCTACGGCTCGCAGCCTGGCTCATCGCGTTCATACGGAAGCTCGGGCTATGGAAGCTCCGGCAGTTCAGGCTATGGCAGTTCGGGCTATGGTAGTTCAAGCTATGGCAATTCAGGCTACGGAAGTTCCGGCGTCGATTACGGCGAAATACGTATGCTCATATCAATGGGCAGACTTGACGACGCGTACCGCGCGCTGAGTGCCGTAAGCGAACGAAACGCGCAGTGGTATTATCTCATGGGACACATATACCACCGGCGCGGAATGTACGACCTTGCGCGCGAGAATTATACGCGCGCATATCAGATGGAGCCCGGAAACGCAGAATACAGGTCTGCGCTCGAGAGTATGAATAATGCGGGCGGAATGTTTCGCACCTCCGGCGGCGCACCTGCGACCGGCTGCTCTCTTTGCGAAATCTGCGCCGGACTTATGTGTATAGACTGCCTGTGCGACTGCTGTTAG
- the pyrE gene encoding orotate phosphoribosyltransferase — MLSKGKALELMREVGSLWEGHFLLTSGKHSARYLQCAKIFQNTKYAELFCSDLAEQFRDDNIDVVIGPALGAIQMAYEVSRHLGVPNFFAERVDGVMTLRRGFAIEKGQRVLIVEDVVTTGGSVKEVMQIVREAGGIVAGVGAIADRTGGKLDFGVPFRSVLSIEIEAYEADECPLCKEGKPIVKPGSKKFNTK, encoded by the coding sequence ATGCTAAGCAAAGGAAAAGCATTGGAGCTTATGAGAGAAGTGGGTTCGCTGTGGGAAGGTCACTTCCTGCTTACCTCGGGAAAGCACAGCGCACGCTATTTGCAGTGTGCAAAAATATTTCAGAACACTAAGTACGCCGAGCTGTTCTGCAGCGACCTGGCGGAACAGTTCAGAGATGATAATATAGACGTCGTTATCGGTCCCGCATTGGGCGCTATACAGATGGCGTATGAAGTTTCGAGGCATCTCGGAGTCCCGAATTTCTTTGCCGAGCGTGTTGATGGCGTAATGACTTTGAGACGCGGTTTTGCCATCGAAAAAGGCCAGCGCGTACTTATTGTCGAAGACGTTGTAACGACAGGAGGATCTGTAAAAGAGGTAATGCAGATAGTGCGTGAGGCAGGCGGTATTGTGGCCGGCGTAGGCGCGATAGCCGACAGAACGGGCGGCAAGCTCGATTTCGGCGTTCCGTTCAGATCCGTGCTTTCCATAGAGATAGAAGCGTATGAAGCAGACGAATGCCCGCTCTGTAAAGAAGGAAAGCCCATAGTTAAGCCGGGCAGCAAAAAATTCAACACAAAATAA
- a CDS encoding MerR family transcriptional regulator, with translation MMTIKEMSKLTGVSTRTLRYYDEIGLFSPTEKSKSGYRLYDQNALEKLRQILYFREMDIPLNSIKQIISDPALDKNNILKMQKTMLESEKNRIERLIDSIDAALKGADMDFTVFDRAESIKLFEALAERMPEVMKDAALKEFGSVEKWRDHYLNAARSKKVQNQFAKMIEWYGDANASDDMTQIDLANEIEKSYQRRIDHILEKLNLKRSLDINSFDIRAIIGEYGFVIRQELGLRDEKEMMLSIAKHYTDKDIKADADKNYGDGFSDYLSKAITAFYER, from the coding sequence ATGATGACTATTAAGGAAATGTCAAAGCTTACCGGCGTCAGTACACGGACGCTCAGATACTACGACGAGATAGGTCTATTCTCTCCGACCGAAAAAAGCAAGTCCGGATACAGGCTTTACGACCAAAACGCTTTGGAGAAGCTTCGGCAGATACTTTACTTTCGTGAGATGGATATTCCTCTCAATTCAATAAAGCAGATCATAAGCGACCCTGCTCTTGACAAAAATAATATTTTAAAAATGCAGAAAACGATGCTTGAATCAGAGAAAAATCGCATTGAGCGATTGATAGACAGTATCGACGCAGCATTGAAAGGAGCAGACATGGACTTTACGGTTTTTGACAGAGCGGAGTCGATAAAGCTGTTTGAGGCATTGGCCGAACGTATGCCCGAGGTGATGAAAGACGCGGCGTTAAAGGAGTTCGGCTCAGTTGAAAAATGGCGAGATCATTATCTTAACGCAGCGAGATCGAAGAAAGTGCAAAATCAGTTCGCAAAGATGATCGAGTGGTACGGCGACGCTAACGCATCTGATGATATGACGCAGATCGATTTGGCAAATGAAATCGAAAAAAGCTATCAAAGGCGCATAGATCATATCCTTGAAAAACTGAACCTTAAACGCAGTCTCGATATAAACAGCTTTGATATCCGCGCGATCATAGGGGAATACGGCTTCGTAATAAGGCAGGAGCTTGGACTTAGGGACGAAAAAGAGATGATGCTTAGTATCGCAAAGCATTATACCGATAAGGACATTAAGGCCGACGCCGACAAAAACTACGGAGATGGTTTCTCTGATTATCTGAGCAAAGCGATCACAGCTTTTTACGAGCGGTAA
- a CDS encoding RadC family protein: MHEGHRKRLKARFRQEGLEHFSEINILELLLFYSVPRRDTNPIAHELLAKYGNIANVLEADFDDLLKVNGITESSASLITMLLPLYRRYMDIKSQPGIIINRLSDAAEYLVHSYTGEKSEIVKMMAIDSKGKLIGTYTLFEGNFNSVDINIRKLVESVILTKASAVILAHNHPDGIALPSRQDVNTTKKIRDVLESISVDLLDHIIVADGDFVSLFQSRESYDL, encoded by the coding sequence ATGCATGAAGGTCATCGCAAACGCCTTAAAGCCCGCTTTAGACAAGAAGGGCTTGAACATTTTTCAGAAATAAATATTTTAGAGCTGCTTCTGTTCTACTCTGTTCCCAGACGCGATACAAATCCTATAGCACATGAGCTCTTAGCCAAATACGGCAATATTGCAAACGTATTGGAGGCAGACTTTGATGATCTTCTCAAGGTCAACGGCATAACGGAAAGCTCGGCCTCGCTTATCACCATGCTTCTGCCTCTTTACAGACGCTATATGGACATAAAATCGCAGCCGGGTATAATAATAAACCGATTATCAGATGCAGCCGAATATCTGGTACATTCATACACCGGCGAAAAAAGCGAGATCGTCAAGATGATGGCCATAGACTCAAAAGGCAAGCTGATAGGCACCTACACGCTCTTTGAGGGCAATTTCAACTCTGTCGATATAAATATACGAAAACTTGTAGAGTCCGTTATCCTTACAAAGGCCTCCGCGGTGATCCTTGCTCACAATCATCCTGATGGGATCGCGCTTCCGAGCAGACAAGACGTCAACACAACGAAAAAAATACGCGACGTCTTAGAAAGTATTTCCGTGGATCTGTTGGATCATATTATAGTCGCCGACGGAGATTTTGTAAGTCTGTTTCAAAGCAGGGAGTCATACGATTTGTAA
- a CDS encoding cation:proton antiporter, with the protein MENLNLLFYVALVLIAGLLCGRLVKQVKLPNVTGYILAGLLLGPYVLKIIPSNIVGTLDLVSDVALGFIAFSIGSEFKISYFKRVGATPIVIAVLEALFAVIVVCAGLLAIGCDPSFAIVLSSIAAATAPASTIMVIKQYHSKGPVTDMLLSVVAIDDAAALMLFGIAVAVAKTITGGALSAATMLQPLYEIGVSLGVGAALGAVFCLPLRFFKKDSNRLIIISGFVLLTVSVANLIGASPLLTCMAMGGFFVNLSKDQVSIMKICDRVTPPIFLVFFVVSGAELNISVLPSIGLVGILYVLLRVVGKFLGAYTGARIMRAPKSVQKYIGPALVPQEGVAIGLSLVAQTAVPQYGEMIRAIILCSTLIYEITGPVITKATLIRAGEIPKQKST; encoded by the coding sequence ATGGAGAATCTCAATTTGCTCTTTTACGTGGCTCTCGTCCTCATTGCCGGACTTCTCTGCGGACGTCTTGTTAAGCAGGTAAAGCTTCCGAACGTAACGGGATACATACTGGCAGGACTGCTTTTAGGCCCGTACGTCCTTAAAATAATACCTTCAAACATCGTCGGCACGCTTGACCTCGTATCAGACGTGGCTCTCGGTTTTATCGCCTTCTCCATAGGCAGCGAATTCAAGATAAGCTATTTCAAGAGAGTAGGCGCAACGCCCATCGTCATAGCCGTGCTCGAGGCTCTCTTTGCCGTTATCGTGGTATGCGCGGGACTTTTGGCGATCGGCTGCGATCCGTCGTTCGCGATAGTGCTTTCGTCGATAGCGGCGGCAACGGCTCCCGCTTCAACGATAATGGTAATAAAGCAGTACCACTCAAAAGGGCCGGTAACCGATATGCTTTTGAGTGTCGTCGCAATAGACGACGCCGCCGCTCTTATGCTTTTCGGCATTGCGGTCGCCGTTGCAAAGACTATTACCGGCGGCGCGCTCTCGGCCGCGACTATGCTTCAGCCGCTTTACGAGATAGGCGTATCTCTCGGCGTCGGCGCGGCTTTAGGCGCAGTTTTCTGCCTGCCTCTCCGTTTTTTCAAAAAGGACTCGAACCGCCTGATAATCATCTCAGGCTTCGTTCTGCTCACCGTATCCGTGGCAAACCTTATCGGCGCTTCGCCGCTTCTTACATGTATGGCTATGGGCGGCTTTTTCGTGAATCTCTCGAAGGATCAGGTCAGCATAATGAAGATATGCGACAGAGTAACTCCGCCTATATTCCTTGTGTTCTTCGTAGTATCGGGCGCCGAGCTCAATATATCCGTGCTGCCCTCGATCGGTCTTGTCGGCATACTTTACGTTCTCTTAAGAGTGGTAGGAAAGTTCTTAGGCGCGTACACAGGGGCAAGGATCATGCGGGCGCCGAAGTCCGTGCAGAAGTATATCGGACCCGCGCTCGTTCCGCAGGAAGGCGTAGCTATCGGCCTTTCCCTCGTGGCGCAGACGGCAGTGCCGCAGTACGGCGAAATGATACGCGCGATAATTTTATGCTCCACACTCATATATGAGATAACGGGGCCCGTTATAACAAAGGCCACCCTGATACGCGCAGGGGAAATACCGAAACAAAAAAGCACATAA
- a CDS encoding ribulose-phosphate 3-epimerase gives MMILSPSLLSADFVNLSRDVSLLKEAGIEYLHVDIMDGIFVPNITIGIPVVKALRDITDLTLDVHLMIDRPERYIDDFCRAGSDILTIHTESTVHLQRALSMIRERGKRAGAALNPSTPLSAIENVMDDLDMVLIMSVNPGFGGQKFIPQALKKIKDLKEMISSYGKDILIAVDGGVTASNIGEITNAGADVCVAGSATFTGGFRQISHNVAALNKGALSFNNK, from the coding sequence ATCATGATACTTTCACCGTCGCTTTTATCCGCCGATTTTGTAAATCTTTCACGCGATGTATCTCTGTTAAAAGAAGCAGGCATAGAATATCTCCATGTCGACATTATGGACGGCATTTTTGTGCCGAATATAACTATAGGCATACCCGTTGTCAAAGCTTTGCGCGACATTACCGACCTTACGCTCGACGTTCATCTGATGATAGACAGGCCCGAACGCTATATAGACGATTTCTGCCGTGCGGGCTCTGATATATTGACCATACATACGGAAAGCACAGTTCATCTGCAGCGCGCACTGTCAATGATAAGGGAGCGGGGAAAAAGAGCGGGAGCCGCGCTCAATCCCTCAACGCCGCTTTCAGCCATAGAAAACGTGATGGACGATCTCGATATGGTGCTTATAATGTCGGTAAATCCCGGCTTCGGCGGCCAGAAATTCATACCGCAGGCCCTGAAGAAAATAAAGGATCTAAAAGAAATGATATCATCATACGGCAAGGATATACTTATAGCTGTTGACGGCGGTGTGACCGCTTCAAATATAGGAGAGATAACAAATGCCGGCGCCGACGTCTGTGTGGCAGGCTCGGCTACCTTTACGGGCGGTTTTCGGCAAATATCGCACAATGTTGCCGCTCTGAATAAAGGCGCCCTGTCTTTTAATAACAAGTGA
- the uvrB gene encoding excinuclease ABC subunit UvrB — protein MSKFRIDSTYKPTGDQPKAIETLSNGVLSGAKEQVLYGVTGSGKTFTMANIIANVGRPTIVLAHNKTLAAQLCSEFKEIFKSNAVEYFVSYYDYYQPEAYIPSTDTYIEKDSQINDEIDRLRHSATSALFERRDVVIVSSVSCIYNIGDPIDYKNLVISLRPGMHMERDALLRRLVSIQYERNDLNFVRNKFRVRGDVVEIFLSSAQELAVRVEFFGDEIDRICEIHVLTGEVKATLEHISIYPASHYVTTKDKLKSAVEQIESDMEERVKYFESRGKLIEAQRIRERTRYDCEMLRETGFCKGIENYSRYLNGRPPGSRPFTLLDYFPDDYLMFIDESHVTIPQVRGMYEGDRSRKERLVEYGFRLPSALDNRPLNFREFEGITNQIIYCSATPAEYERSRSVNIAEQILRPTGLLDPQIDVRPVNGQIDDLKNEINLRAAKDERVLVTTLTKKMAEDLTEYLEQDGIKVRYLHSDIDTIERMEIVRDLRLGEFDVLVGINLLREGLDIPECSLVVILDADKQGFLRSETSLIQTIGRAARNASGKVIMYADTITDSMRVAIDETNRRRRIQSAYNEENNITPKTIKKGVSEILQISRKEDVLKSAKKMNKREREELIRKLNADMREAARMLEFEYAALLRDKIKELQAKK, from the coding sequence ATGAGTAAATTCAGAATTGACAGCACCTATAAGCCTACGGGCGATCAGCCTAAGGCCATTGAAACGCTTTCGAACGGCGTTCTCTCGGGGGCAAAGGAACAGGTGCTGTACGGCGTTACCGGCTCGGGCAAGACGTTTACTATGGCAAATATAATCGCAAACGTCGGAAGGCCTACGATAGTCCTTGCACATAACAAGACGCTTGCGGCACAGCTTTGCAGCGAGTTTAAGGAAATATTCAAATCTAACGCCGTTGAGTATTTTGTAAGCTATTACGACTATTACCAGCCGGAGGCGTATATTCCTTCGACTGACACGTATATCGAAAAGGATTCGCAGATCAACGACGAGATAGACAGACTGCGCCATTCCGCGACCTCCGCGCTCTTTGAACGACGTGACGTCGTGATCGTGAGCAGCGTATCCTGTATATACAACATCGGCGACCCTATCGACTATAAAAACCTCGTTATCTCGCTGCGTCCCGGTATGCACATGGAGCGAGACGCTCTGCTTCGTCGGCTCGTGTCTATCCAATACGAGAGAAACGACCTTAATTTCGTGAGAAACAAGTTCCGCGTAAGGGGAGACGTAGTTGAGATCTTTCTTTCAAGCGCACAGGAGCTTGCGGTCCGCGTAGAGTTCTTCGGAGACGAGATAGACAGAATATGCGAGATACACGTACTAACCGGCGAGGTAAAGGCTACGCTCGAGCATATCTCAATATATCCCGCATCTCATTACGTTACGACTAAAGATAAGCTCAAATCGGCAGTTGAACAGATAGAATCCGACATGGAGGAGCGCGTAAAATATTTTGAAAGCCGCGGAAAGCTCATCGAAGCGCAGCGCATACGCGAGCGCACGCGCTACGACTGCGAAATGTTGAGAGAAACGGGATTTTGCAAAGGTATAGAGAATTATTCGCGATACTTAAACGGCAGACCTCCGGGCTCAAGGCCGTTTACGCTGCTTGATTATTTCCCCGACGACTATCTCATGTTCATAGACGAATCGCACGTTACGATACCGCAGGTTCGCGGTATGTACGAAGGCGACCGCTCCCGAAAAGAGCGTCTCGTGGAATACGGCTTCAGGCTTCCTTCCGCGCTTGATAACAGGCCGCTTAATTTCAGAGAATTTGAAGGCATAACGAATCAGATAATATACTGCAGCGCAACGCCCGCCGAATATGAGCGGAGCCGTTCGGTGAACATTGCGGAACAGATACTCCGCCCGACGGGACTTTTGGACCCCCAAATAGACGTTCGTCCCGTGAACGGTCAGATAGACGATTTGAAAAACGAGATAAACTTACGCGCCGCAAAAGACGAGCGCGTACTTGTTACCACGCTAACGAAAAAAATGGCCGAAGACCTTACGGAGTATCTTGAGCAGGACGGCATAAAGGTGCGATATCTTCACTCGGATATCGACACTATCGAGCGCATGGAGATAGTGCGCGATCTTCGCCTGGGCGAATTTGACGTGCTCGTCGGCATAAATCTTTTGCGCGAAGGCCTCGATATACCCGAATGCTCGCTCGTCGTTATACTTGACGCCGACAAGCAGGGTTTTCTGCGCTCCGAAACGTCGCTTATTCAGACGATAGGCCGCGCAGCAAGAAATGCGTCGGGCAAGGTCATAATGTACGCCGATACGATAACCGACTCAATGCGCGTCGCGATAGACGAAACGAACAGAAGGCGGCGGATACAAAGCGCGTACAACGAGGAGAACAACATTACGCCGAAGACGATAAAAAAGGGCGTAAGCGAGATCCTTCAGATATCGCGCAAAGAGGACGTTTTAAAGTCAGCAAAGAAGATGAACAAACGGGAGCGCGAGGAGCTTATAAGAAAGCTGAACGCCGATATGCGAGAAGCGGCGCGTATGCTCGAATTTGAATATGCCGCTCTGCTTCGTGACAAAATAAAGGAGCTTCAGGCGAAAAAATAA
- a CDS encoding RluA family pseudouridine synthase — MKTVVINKNDAGQRIDKFLFKYLEGMPASLLYRYVRTKRIKVNKKKCDIQYKLKEGDILELYINDEFFQKERKAIDFDRINTDLDVVYEDDNILLVNKPSGVIVHESDADGNPTLIDTVCAYLYKKGEYSPASEQSFAPALCNRLDRNTSGIVICAKNAEALRIMNEKIKLREIEKHYLCAAAGVFKKKSDTLKAYLIKDEKTNTVKVYDSPKSNAKTIITKYRVLKEKDDISLLEVHLITGRTHQIRAHLSHIGHPLIGDGKYGIGELNRRLGYKRQLLCAYKLAFRFLGEATALEYLNGREFKVDNVFFLNLF, encoded by the coding sequence ATGAAAACGGTGGTAATAAATAAAAATGATGCGGGACAGCGCATAGATAAATTTCTTTTTAAATATTTGGAGGGCATGCCTGCATCGCTTTTATACCGCTATGTCCGCACAAAGCGTATAAAAGTGAATAAAAAGAAATGCGATATTCAATATAAGCTTAAAGAGGGCGACATATTGGAGCTTTATATAAACGATGAGTTTTTCCAAAAAGAGCGTAAAGCAATAGACTTTGACAGGATAAATACTGATCTGGACGTCGTTTATGAAGATGATAATATTTTGCTTGTAAACAAGCCGTCGGGAGTTATAGTGCATGAGAGCGACGCGGACGGAAATCCCACGCTTATTGATACGGTATGCGCTTATCTGTATAAAAAGGGAGAATACTCCCCCGCCTCCGAGCAAAGCTTTGCTCCCGCGCTTTGCAACCGCCTTGACAGAAATACAAGCGGTATAGTAATATGCGCCAAGAACGCCGAGGCTTTAAGGATAATGAATGAAAAGATAAAGCTTCGTGAGATAGAAAAGCATTATCTTTGCGCGGCGGCGGGAGTTTTCAAAAAGAAGAGCGATACGCTTAAGGCGTATTTGATAAAAGACGAAAAAACGAATACGGTAAAGGTGTACGACAGCCCGAAAAGCAATGCAAAAACGATAATTACAAAGTACCGCGTTTTAAAGGAAAAAGACGATATTTCCCTTTTGGAGGTGCATTTGATAACGGGACGCACTCATCAGATAAGGGCGCATCTTTCACACATTGGACATCCGTTGATAGGAGACGGCAAGTACGGCATAGGCGAACTTAACAGAAGGCTTGGATATAAGCGCCAGCTTTTATGCGCTTATAAGCTTGCATTCAGGTTCTTGGGCGAAGCGACGGCTTTGGAGTATTTGAACGGCCGCGAATTTAAGGTGGACAATGTTTTCTTTTTAAATTTATTTTGA
- the uvrA gene encoding excinuclease ABC subunit UvrA yields MSKDFIVIKGAKENNLKNIDVSIPRDKLVVLTGLSGSGKSSLAFDTIFAEGQRRYVESLSAYAHQFLGQMKKPDLESIEGLSPAVSIDQKTTSKNPRSTVGTVTEIYDYLRLLYANIGIPHCPKCHKPISQQSIDQIVDSIMDYPEGTKIMIMAPVIRQKKGEHKKVIADAKKKGFVRVRVDGIVYDVNDTIELEKTKKHSIEIVIDRLIIKSGIQKRLTDSSETALSLAEGTMTAQIGDEDVVFSQNYACPDCQISIEEFAPRSFSFNSPFGACPTCGGLGILMKVDPDLIIPDKTKSINEGAIRASGWSVFDGTTVAAMYYNAIAKEYGFSLDTPVKDLPKEALDVLLYGTNGKRLKITYNRAYGSGTYESAFEGIVNNLERRYKETSSNWMRAEIESSMGNNVCPHCHGKRLKDEVLAVTVGDLSIAEFCDMSIINELDFIEHLTLNKKERDIARLILKEITARLGFLKNVGLEYLTLSRSSGTLSGGESQRIRLATQIGSSLMGVLYILDEPSIGLHQRDNDKLLAALGELRDLGNTLIVVEHDEDTMRFADHIIDIGPGAGVHGGYVVAEGTPDDIMAAEDSITGQYLSGRKSIPVPETRRQGNGKKLVIKGARQNNLKNLDVDIPLGKFVCVTGVSGSGKSSLINEVLYKTLAARVNGAKTRGGDCDEIIGVENIDKVINIDQSPIGRTPRSNPATYTGVFTDIRNIFAQTNEAKLRGYSSGRFSFNIKGGRCEACSGDGIIKIEMHFLPDVYVDCEVCKGKRYNRETLEVKYKGKNINDVLNMTVAEAIEFFDSVPRIRRKIQTLSDVGLDYIKLGQPSTTLSGGEAQRVKLATELSKKSTGNTVYILDEPTTGLHTYDVHRLIDVLNAFSDAGNTVIVIEHNLDVIKTADHIIDMGPEGGDRGGTVVATGTPEEVSTCEASYTGQYLKNKLKKS; encoded by the coding sequence ATGTCAAAGGATTTTATAGTTATAAAAGGCGCAAAAGAGAACAATTTAAAGAACATAGACGTTTCCATACCGCGCGACAAACTCGTGGTGCTTACGGGACTTTCCGGCTCAGGAAAGTCCTCGCTTGCATTTGATACGATATTTGCGGAAGGACAAAGACGTTATGTCGAGTCGCTTTCCGCTTACGCGCACCAGTTTTTGGGTCAAATGAAAAAGCCCGACCTCGAATCGATAGAGGGGCTTTCTCCGGCAGTATCAATAGACCAGAAGACGACTTCAAAGAACCCTCGCTCAACCGTGGGTACCGTTACGGAGATCTACGACTATCTGCGTCTTTTATATGCAAACATAGGCATACCTCATTGTCCCAAGTGCCATAAGCCGATATCTCAGCAGTCGATAGATCAGATAGTCGATTCTATCATGGATTATCCCGAAGGCACTAAGATAATGATAATGGCGCCCGTTATACGTCAAAAGAAGGGCGAACATAAGAAGGTCATAGCAGACGCCAAGAAAAAAGGCTTCGTGCGCGTCCGCGTCGACGGTATCGTTTACGATGTAAACGATACTATAGAGCTTGAAAAAACGAAGAAACACTCTATAGAGATAGTTATAGACCGACTGATAATAAAAAGCGGCATCCAAAAGCGGCTCACCGATTCTTCGGAAACGGCTCTTTCGCTGGCGGAAGGCACGATGACAGCTCAAATCGGAGACGAAGACGTTGTCTTTTCACAGAATTACGCATGCCCCGACTGTCAGATAAGCATTGAGGAATTTGCGCCGCGCAGCTTCTCGTTCAACAGCCCCTTCGGAGCATGTCCCACGTGCGGCGGCTTGGGCATACTTATGAAGGTCGATCCCGACCTTATTATTCCCGACAAGACGAAAAGCATAAACGAAGGCGCGATCCGCGCAAGCGGCTGGTCGGTATTCGACGGCACTACCGTAGCCGCGATGTATTACAATGCCATCGCGAAGGAGTACGGCTTCTCTCTCGATACGCCTGTAAAAGACCTGCCGAAAGAGGCGCTCGACGTGCTTTTATACGGCACGAACGGCAAACGGCTTAAAATAACTTACAACAGGGCCTACGGCTCCGGAACGTACGAGAGCGCTTTTGAGGGAATCGTAAACAATCTTGAACGCCGCTACAAAGAAACGAGCAGCAACTGGATGCGCGCGGAGATAGAATCTTCGATGGGCAACAACGTATGCCCTCACTGTCACGGAAAGCGCCTTAAGGACGAGGTACTGGCCGTTACTGTGGGAGATCTCAGCATCGCCGAGTTCTGCGATATGTCGATCATAAATGAGCTTGATTTTATAGAGCATCTTACTCTGAATAAAAAAGAGCGTGATATAGCGCGCCTTATCTTAAAAGAAATAACGGCGCGGCTCGGTTTTCTTAAAAACGTGGGACTTGAATACCTTACGCTCTCGCGCTCGTCGGGCACGCTTTCCGGCGGCGAAAGTCAAAGGATACGGCTTGCGACGCAGATAGGCTCGTCGCTCATGGGCGTTTTATATATTCTCGACGAGCCAAGCATAGGCCTTCACCAGCGCGACAACGATAAACTGCTTGCCGCCCTGGGCGAGCTTAGAGACCTTGGGAATACGCTTATAGTCGTGGAGCACGACGAAGACACTATGCGCTTTGCCGACCACATAATCGACATAGGCCCCGGCGCGGGCGTTCACGGCGGCTACGTTGTGGCCGAAGGCACACCCGACGATATAATGGCGGCTGAGGACTCGATAACGGGGCAGTATCTTTCGGGGCGAAAATCCATACCCGTGCCCGAAACGCGCAGACAGGGAAACGGGAAGAAGCTTGTAATAAAAGGCGCGCGTCAGAACAACCTTAAAAATCTCGACGTAGATATTCCTTTGGGAAAATTCGTCTGCGTGACGGGCGTATCGGGCTCAGGAAAGTCGTCGCTCATAAACGAAGTGCTTTATAAAACGCTGGCCGCGCGTGTAAACGGGGCAAAAACAAGAGGCGGCGACTGCGATGAGATAATAGGCGTTGAAAACATAGATAAAGTCATAAATATCGACCAATCGCCCATAGGGCGCACACCGCGCTCAAATCCTGCGACGTACACGGGCGTTTTCACGGATATACGAAACATATTCGCGCAGACGAACGAGGCGAAGCTTCGCGGCTATTCATCGGGACGCTTTTCGTTCAACATAAAGGGCGGCCGATGCGAAGCCTGCAGCGGCGACGGCATAATAAAGATAGAGATGCATTTTCTGCCCGACGTCTACGTTGACTGCGAGGTATGCAAGGGCAAACGATACAACCGTGAGACGCTTGAAGTAAAATACAAGGGCAAGAACATAAACGACGTGCTAAACATGACCGTTGCGGAGGCGATAGAGTTTTTCGACAGTGTTCCGCGCATAAGAAGAAAAATACAAACGCTCTCCGACGTCGGTCTTGATTATATAAAGCTCGGCCAGCCCTCGACTACGCTTTCGGGCGGAGAAGCGCAGCGCGTAAAGCTTGCGACCGAGCTTTCAAAAAAAAGCACGGGCAACACGGTATATATTCTCGACGAGCCCACGACAGGGCTTCACACCTACGATGTACACCGCCTTATAGACGTTTTGAACGCTTTTTCGGACGCGGGCAACACCGTTATAGTTATCGAGCATAATCTTGACGTTATCAAGACAGCCGATCACATCATAGATATGGGACCTGAGGGCGGCGACCGCGGGGGAACGGTAGTCGCAACGGGTACGCCCGAGGAGGTTTCAACCTGCGAAGCTTCATATACGGGGCAGTATTTAAAAAATAAATTAAAAAAATCCTGA
- a CDS encoding helix-turn-helix domain-containing protein, protein MLQEYPDVMNIEQVSEVLGVSTKAVYGLIKEGHLSVLKIGRTYRIPKIRLVAYLYGNPQSQSDERQK, encoded by the coding sequence ATGCTTCAGGAGTATCCGGATGTGATGAACATCGAACAGGTCAGCGAAGTACTCGGCGTAAGTACGAAAGCGGTGTATGGTCTTATCAAAGAAGGTCACCTTTCCGTTCTGAAAATTGGCCGTACATATCGGATTCCGAAGATCCGGCTTGTTGCATACCTCTATGGTAATCCGCAGAGCCAGAGCGATGAAAGGCAGAAATAA